The proteins below are encoded in one region of Eriocheir sinensis breed Jianghai 21 unplaced genomic scaffold, ASM2467909v1 Scaffold373, whole genome shotgun sequence:
- the LOC126991960 gene encoding N-acetylglucosamine-1-phosphotransferase subunits alpha/beta-like, which yields MSFILFLLPISTLSDREIRTLLASLHDLPLHYNIVHEFHQLVKNCSANHHTKIIPTPVYERYADSDLPTVSLELMLRCEPLTLLLRKLEKVKKYKYSHLSDDAIHFKMVTSNVSIVIHMLDEVRKNKRKFICLNSNLDPKSKSNDLIHALVQDTYESLFPLPSYFELPLNYRNRFLYMEELVAWRKWRDFVRALIYACLASLVFLTLVNFFSAETFYQWTYC from the exons AtgtcattcattctctttcttcttcccatcagcacactgtcagacCGAGAGATACGTACACTACTTGCATCGCTGCATGACCTTCCGCTACACTACAACATTGTGCATGAGTTCCACCAACTGGTCAAGAACTGCTCTGCCAACCACCACACCAAGATTATCCCCACACCCGTCTATGAGAGATATGCAGACTCTGACCTG CCCACAGTGTCTCTGGAACTGATGCTGAGGTGTGAGCCACTGACACTACTCCTCCGTAAGCTGGAGAAGGTGAAAAAGTACAAATACTCCCACCTGTCAGATGATGCCATCCACTTCAAGATGGTCACCTCTAATGTGTCCATTGTCATTCACATGCTTGATGAAGTGCGCAAGAACAAACG AAAATTCATCTGCCTGAACAGCAACCTAGACCCAAAGAGCAAATCCAACGACTTGATCCATGCTCTTGTCCAGGACACCTATGAGTCtttgttccctcttccctcataTTTTGAGCTACCCCTCAACTACAGGAATCGCTTTCTCTACATGGAGGAGCTGGTTGcttggaggaagtggagggacttTGTGCGGGCACTGATTTATGCATGCCTTGCCTCACTCGTCTTCCTCACACTCGTCAACTTCTTTAGTGCTGAG ACATTTTACCAATGGACATATTGCTGA